From Pedobacter indicus, a single genomic window includes:
- a CDS encoding menaquinone biosynthetic enzyme MqnA/MqnD family protein, with product MSNKIKISAVSYMNTIPFMRGIEAHPELLDYAEIVTDIPSTCAQKLIDNRVDLGLVPVAALLHVPDYRIIGDYCIGSVGAVNSVFIFSKKPVHEIRTLQLDSHSRTSNNLARVLLKNYWQVEVELVEEDADAYVLIGDRTFGRVGTEPYAYDLGAEWMRFTGLPFAYAVWASNKELRSDFIAAFNVALRDGIEGRQDYIHEIPPVENFDIQKYLMESIDYELTAEKREAIQLFHRYIRELDVAVKSSL from the coding sequence ATGTCAAATAAGATTAAAATTTCTGCGGTTTCTTACATGAATACCATCCCCTTTATGCGTGGGATTGAAGCTCATCCGGAATTGTTAGACTATGCTGAGATTGTAACTGATATTCCCTCCACCTGTGCACAGAAGCTGATAGATAATCGGGTGGATCTGGGTCTGGTTCCCGTTGCAGCCTTATTGCATGTTCCTGATTATCGTATTATCGGTGATTATTGCATTGGCTCTGTAGGTGCGGTAAACTCAGTGTTTATTTTTAGTAAGAAACCCGTTCACGAAATCCGTACGCTGCAGTTGGATTCGCATTCGCGTACCTCGAATAATTTAGCACGGGTTCTTCTTAAGAACTATTGGCAGGTTGAGGTGGAACTGGTTGAGGAGGATGCGGATGCGTATGTGCTGATTGGTGACCGGACTTTCGGTCGGGTCGGCACAGAACCCTACGCTTATGATTTAGGTGCGGAATGGATGAGGTTTACCGGATTGCCCTTTGCGTATGCGGTGTGGGCATCAAATAAAGAATTGCGTAGCGATTTTATTGCGGCTTTCAATGTGGCTTTGAGGGATGGTATTGAAGGACGGCAAGATTATATCCATGAAATTCCACCGGTAGAAAACTTTGATATTCAGAAATATTTGATGGAATCAATTGATTATGAACTTACTGCCGAAAAACGGGAAGCGATACAATTGTTTCACCGCTACATCCGAGAACTGGATGTAGCAGTGAAAAGCAGTTTGTAA
- a CDS encoding phospho-sugar mutase: MTNLDPQILEKARVWLQAPYDSETRKAVQGMLDENQVEELTDSFYKDLEFGTGGLRGIMGYGTNKINKYTLGKATQGFSNYLKKTYPGEEIKVAISYDSRNNSREFAKIVRDVFSANDIVVHFFNELRPTPQLSFAIRHLNCHGGVMLTASHNPKEYNGYKAYGKDGGQLVAPHDKLVIDEVNAITDLNDIKFDAKDVNIRVVGKEIDEEYIKQLKTLSINPDIVNKQSDLKIVFSSIHGTGITVVPETLRTWGFTNVSVVEQQEQPDGNFPTVVYPNPEEKDAMALAIADAERLDADLVMATDPDADRVGLAIKNNHGKFELLNGNQIFALLAEYVLGSLKRSGESFENAYVVKTIVTTNLVAEIAKHYQVPCHDVLTGFKYIGELMTANEGKKRFIMGGEESYGFLIGDLVRDKDAVVSCAFIAEMAGYFKNEGKSVYETLQSIYAKYGYFKEKQVSLTKKGKSGADEIKEMMTQFRANSPQQLGGIDVIAVKDYKSSELHDLQNDRKESINLPKSDVLQFVTAEGDIISIRPSGTEPKIKFYCNVKIDGDGAGDGEEMDRLLEAKIDRIMKDLV, translated from the coding sequence ATGACTAATCTTGATCCTCAAATACTAGAAAAAGCTCGTGTATGGTTGCAAGCTCCCTATGATTCAGAAACGAGGAAGGCCGTTCAGGGGATGCTGGACGAGAATCAGGTGGAAGAACTGACGGATTCTTTTTATAAGGACCTGGAGTTTGGTACTGGCGGACTGCGCGGAATAATGGGTTATGGAACGAATAAGATCAACAAATATACGTTGGGAAAGGCTACTCAGGGCTTTAGTAATTACCTGAAGAAGACTTATCCGGGTGAGGAAATTAAGGTGGCGATCTCTTATGATAGCCGAAATAATTCACGCGAGTTTGCTAAGATTGTTCGGGATGTTTTTTCGGCGAATGATATTGTTGTGCACTTCTTCAATGAACTGAGACCTACACCGCAGCTTTCTTTTGCTATCCGTCATCTGAATTGTCATGGTGGCGTGATGTTAACGGCTTCTCATAACCCGAAAGAGTATAATGGCTATAAGGCTTATGGTAAGGACGGAGGGCAATTGGTGGCTCCGCACGATAAGCTGGTTATCGATGAAGTAAATGCAATTACGGATTTGAATGACATCAAGTTCGATGCGAAAGATGTAAATATCCGCGTTGTTGGAAAAGAGATAGATGAAGAATACATTAAACAGCTAAAGACGCTGTCTATTAATCCGGATATCGTTAATAAGCAATCGGATTTAAAAATCGTATTTTCTTCAATTCACGGAACGGGTATCACAGTAGTGCCTGAAACACTTAGAACCTGGGGTTTTACCAATGTTTCAGTTGTAGAACAACAGGAGCAACCTGACGGTAATTTCCCGACGGTTGTTTATCCGAATCCGGAAGAAAAGGACGCGATGGCACTGGCGATAGCCGATGCTGAACGTTTGGATGCAGATCTGGTAATGGCGACTGACCCTGACGCAGATCGTGTGGGTTTGGCTATTAAGAATAATCACGGCAAATTTGAATTGCTTAATGGGAATCAGATTTTTGCTTTATTGGCAGAATACGTGCTGGGTTCATTAAAGAGGTCGGGAGAGTCTTTTGAAAATGCTTATGTGGTGAAAACCATTGTTACGACTAATCTGGTTGCGGAAATAGCCAAACATTATCAGGTTCCTTGTCACGATGTACTTACTGGTTTTAAGTATATCGGCGAACTGATGACGGCGAATGAAGGGAAGAAGAGGTTTATTATGGGTGGTGAGGAAAGCTACGGGTTTTTGATCGGTGATCTGGTAAGAGATAAAGACGCGGTGGTATCGTGTGCATTCATCGCGGAGATGGCTGGGTATTTTAAGAATGAGGGTAAAAGCGTGTATGAAACTTTGCAATCCATTTACGCGAAATATGGCTATTTTAAAGAAAAGCAGGTTTCTTTGACAAAAAAGGGGAAGTCTGGTGCTGATGAGATTAAGGAGATGATGACTCAATTCCGGGCGAACAGTCCGCAACAGCTAGGCGGTATCGACGTGATTGCTGTGAAAGATTATAAGAGTTCTGAGTTGCACGATCTGCAGAACGATCGGAAAGAATCGATTAATCTCCCTAAATCGGATGTGCTTCAGTTTGTTACAGCAGAGGGTGATATTATTTCGATTCGTCCTTCGGGAACCGAGCCGAAAATAAAATTCTATTGCAATGTGAAAATCGACGGCGATGGTGCGGGTGATGGTGAGGAAATGGATCGTCTATTGGAAGCGAAAATAGACCGGATCATGAAAGATCTTGTCTGA
- a CDS encoding SusD/RagB family nutrient-binding outer membrane lipoprotein, whose amino-acid sequence MKILNNKLSKSFLALGVAAVISSCSKFEDINKSPQAADDQQVQVEYFINASINGAQMNPDVAERAFVLYWKTAGRQHRLTFFNNGTYDDGYTSAYYNQSATWLNRINEAVQIAEAKIEVGDVKEYTGNLLQVARIWRAYLLSEFSDNFGPAPIDAFKAVNPTFASTKDVYYYCLEELKDASSKLDLGIANPEVLKGNDPAYQYDYEKWQKYANSMRLRLAMRLSEVDPAKAKAEFEDAASKPLLTAMDETFQVQEAPGWSDLSGVMSREWNSQLLSPTLNNLFIGLGGVESADQLTNAEMKGKIKAANYMGEKYDNHISSLSNDPSAGYWLDGLPNSIDPRAYKLFIVPGDFTNPDFSRFPTYADNPIITERNLVDADGKLVKKLDGKNTWNAATIGDWGEKGAKNQIYIWEGANPRLAQRYRNSANKRIFFAPWETYFLLAEAGVRGWAAPGAPKSNYEKGIELSFAYNGVSSFLTDYLKSTDFNRVGTSVSWDHTTEPTAKTVTFKNGYTGAAGSATYNYPKNTLYKNGTVNNDHLTKIITQKFIAQTPWLPMETWSDHRRLGLPFFENPAIERPLIDLPALNKSNYMTSQVEFFPQRLRYPSGFRNSDPDGYAEAVSLLEGEDAVLTPLWWAMH is encoded by the coding sequence ATGAAAATCTTAAATAATAAATTATCAAAATCATTCTTAGCGTTGGGTGTGGCAGCGGTCATATCTTCCTGTTCTAAGTTTGAAGACATTAATAAGAGTCCGCAGGCAGCGGACGATCAGCAGGTTCAGGTTGAGTACTTCATCAACGCATCTATTAATGGAGCACAAATGAACCCGGATGTTGCCGAGCGTGCTTTTGTATTATACTGGAAAACAGCCGGACGCCAACATCGTCTAACGTTCTTTAATAATGGTACTTATGATGATGGTTATACATCCGCATACTACAATCAGTCAGCAACCTGGTTAAACCGTATTAATGAGGCCGTGCAAATTGCTGAGGCAAAAATTGAGGTTGGTGATGTAAAAGAGTATACAGGCAACTTGTTGCAGGTAGCTCGTATCTGGAGGGCTTACCTTTTGAGTGAATTTTCGGACAATTTTGGTCCTGCACCAATTGATGCTTTTAAAGCCGTGAATCCAACTTTCGCGAGCACGAAAGACGTATACTATTACTGCTTAGAGGAGCTTAAAGATGCTTCATCAAAACTGGATCTAGGAATTGCAAACCCTGAGGTCTTAAAAGGCAATGATCCTGCGTATCAATACGATTATGAAAAATGGCAAAAGTATGCAAACTCGATGCGCCTAAGATTAGCAATGCGCTTGTCGGAAGTAGATCCGGCGAAAGCAAAAGCTGAATTTGAAGATGCTGCCAGCAAGCCACTTTTAACTGCAATGGATGAAACATTTCAGGTTCAGGAAGCTCCAGGATGGAGTGATTTGTCTGGTGTAATGTCTCGTGAGTGGAACTCGCAGTTACTATCTCCTACTTTAAATAATTTGTTCATTGGGTTGGGAGGAGTAGAATCGGCCGATCAGCTGACAAATGCTGAAATGAAGGGCAAAATCAAAGCGGCTAACTACATGGGTGAGAAATATGATAATCATATCTCCTCATTGTCTAATGACCCTTCTGCCGGTTATTGGTTAGATGGTTTGCCAAATAGCATCGACCCGAGGGCGTATAAATTATTTATTGTGCCAGGTGATTTCACTAATCCGGATTTTAGCCGCTTCCCAACGTATGCTGATAACCCAATTATTACTGAGAGAAACTTGGTGGATGCCGATGGAAAGCTGGTGAAAAAACTTGACGGTAAAAATACATGGAATGCAGCAACTATTGGTGATTGGGGTGAAAAGGGCGCTAAAAACCAAATCTACATTTGGGAAGGTGCAAACCCGCGTTTAGCGCAGCGTTATAGAAACAGTGCTAATAAGCGTATTTTCTTTGCGCCTTGGGAAACCTATTTCTTACTAGCGGAAGCAGGGGTGAGAGGCTGGGCAGCACCAGGTGCACCAAAATCAAACTATGAAAAAGGTATTGAGTTGAGTTTCGCTTATAACGGTGTTAGCAGCTTCTTGACAGATTACTTGAAATCGACTGATTTTAACCGTGTGGGCACCTCGGTAAGCTGGGATCATACTACTGAACCGACTGCTAAAACGGTAACATTCAAAAATGGATATACAGGTGCGGCTGGTTCGGCTACGTATAATTACCCAAAAAATACGCTGTATAAGAATGGAACGGTTAATAATGATCATTTAACGAAGATCATTACGCAGAAGTTCATTGCGCAAACCCCTTGGTTGCCGATGGAGACATGGAGTGATCACCGTCGCCTAGGCTTGCCATTCTTTGAAAATCCGGCGATTGAGAGACCGTTGATTGACCTTCCTGCGTTAAACAAATCGAACTATATGACCAGTCAGGTTGAGTTCTTTCCGCAGCGCTTGAGATATCCATCTGGTTTCAGAAACAGTGATCCGGATGGTTACGCTGAAGCTGTTTCTTTATTGGAGGGTGAAGATGCAGTATTGACACCGCTATGGTGGGCAATGCATTAA
- a CDS encoding SusC/RagA family TonB-linked outer membrane protein: MRNMYMKCIALMIMIGLSAPLFAQKTISGTVSDNMGPLPGASVLVKGTDRGLQTDANGKYTIQASEGEVITFSMIGFTTQEIAVGSQTVINVNLSQDNQALDEVVVTALGIQREKKSLGYALQEVKGDDLVQAREPNLANALTGKVAGLQVVRGSGGPAGSSKIVLRGFNSLTGDNQPLIVIDGVPMDNFTGASNNDFWNPSLDMGNGLGDINPDDIASMSVLKGASAAALYGSRAGNGVILITTKSGRKTEGLGITYSTSVGFESAFTTPEMQNSFGQGTEGIFDSQSGSSWGPAITGQTVENWDGRQVPLRAYDNVNNYFGKGFNQKHNLSLSQSFNNTSVYSSVSYMGDDSQIPGAELERFSFLTKATTSFGPEERWTAETKVNYINTKAFNRPVSGSNSNNAFTTMYLLPRSLDITQFENSVDEFGNMIWYNAGNGINPYWNSLYNRNEDARNRFLLNGSLKYRFNEWLNGELRAGADLYQTSFNTKLNSGSPLSATGRYSLGKNDFNETNLSALFSAQKDNIWGRWGGAATLGGNLMAQKSTSISSNAGELVVPNLFSINNGVNNPTVTEGYSEKRINSVYGTVQVNYDGFFFLDGTFRNDWSSTLKDPFFYPSVSTSLVLSEMINKSGGNMPSWISYAKVRGSYAEVGNDMNAYQLLNTYWIGKDPDGNTTAGRNSTLYNENVVAELIKSWEAGAEIRFLNNRFGLDFSWYKSNATNQLITLPMNPLSGYTGRIINAGNIQNEGIEIMTNALILDNPEGLSWNLNVNYSKNKNKILSLADDVTSYPLGGYDNIAINAVVGEDYGDIWGTSFRRVTDESSEYFGQLLLNENGLPVQSNEKIRLGNQQATGLLGIINSFSYAGVNLGFQIDARFGGKVFAGTHQMMQRSGTAAITAPGGSREDMIVAGVIQSGDNYVENTTPVTVQQYWGAVAGVGNTGISEANIYDATNVRLRNVSIDYNLPKKFLQNTPIQGAKIGLSMNNVWMIHSNLNGLDPESTYATGTNAVGFEYGSGPTTRSFLVNLSVSF; this comes from the coding sequence ATGAGAAATATGTACATGAAGTGCATCGCGTTGATGATTATGATCGGACTATCAGCACCGCTATTTGCACAAAAGACCATATCCGGAACCGTTTCGGATAATATGGGGCCACTGCCGGGAGCCAGTGTCCTCGTCAAAGGAACAGACAGAGGTCTGCAGACCGATGCGAATGGTAAATATACGATCCAAGCTTCAGAAGGTGAAGTTATTACCTTTTCAATGATCGGGTTTACAACTCAAGAGATCGCTGTTGGCAGTCAAACGGTAATTAATGTTAACCTTTCCCAGGATAACCAGGCTTTGGATGAGGTCGTAGTTACGGCATTGGGTATCCAACGTGAGAAGAAATCGTTGGGTTATGCTTTGCAGGAAGTGAAGGGGGACGATCTTGTTCAGGCTCGTGAGCCGAACCTAGCAAACGCTTTGACAGGTAAAGTAGCTGGTTTGCAAGTTGTGAGAGGGAGTGGTGGCCCAGCAGGTTCTTCAAAAATTGTATTGCGCGGATTTAACTCGCTTACAGGTGATAACCAACCTTTGATTGTTATTGATGGAGTGCCGATGGATAACTTTACAGGTGCATCCAACAATGATTTCTGGAACCCTTCATTGGATATGGGTAATGGCTTGGGTGATATTAACCCAGATGATATTGCCAGCATGTCGGTGTTGAAAGGTGCTTCCGCTGCAGCTTTGTACGGATCAAGAGCTGGTAATGGTGTGATTTTGATTACTACCAAATCAGGTCGTAAAACAGAAGGTTTGGGTATTACCTATTCAACTTCCGTGGGATTTGAAAGCGCGTTTACAACTCCTGAGATGCAAAATTCATTTGGGCAGGGTACAGAAGGTATTTTTGATAGTCAAAGCGGTTCAAGCTGGGGACCCGCAATTACAGGTCAGACCGTAGAAAACTGGGATGGTCGTCAGGTTCCGCTGAGAGCATATGATAATGTAAATAATTATTTTGGAAAAGGTTTTAATCAAAAACACAACCTTTCTTTGTCTCAGAGTTTTAATAATACGTCTGTTTATTCTTCTGTATCCTATATGGGGGATGATAGTCAGATTCCTGGTGCCGAGTTGGAGCGTTTTAGTTTTTTAACTAAAGCAACAACAAGTTTTGGTCCGGAAGAGCGGTGGACTGCAGAAACGAAGGTTAACTATATCAATACCAAAGCGTTTAATCGTCCTGTAAGCGGTAGTAATTCAAATAACGCTTTTACAACCATGTACTTATTGCCACGTTCTTTGGATATTACACAGTTTGAAAATTCCGTAGACGAGTTTGGCAATATGATCTGGTACAATGCCGGAAACGGTATCAACCCATATTGGAACTCTTTATACAATAGAAATGAAGACGCCAGAAATCGTTTCTTACTAAACGGATCACTGAAATATAGATTTAACGAATGGTTGAATGGTGAGTTGCGTGCGGGGGCTGATCTTTATCAAACAAGCTTCAATACGAAATTGAATTCAGGTAGTCCGCTGTCTGCAACAGGTCGTTACAGCTTGGGTAAAAATGATTTCAACGAAACGAACTTAAGCGCTTTGTTCTCAGCACAGAAAGATAATATCTGGGGCAGATGGGGTGGTGCTGCTACTTTAGGGGGTAACTTGATGGCACAGAAAAGCACGAGCATCAGTTCAAATGCCGGTGAATTGGTTGTGCCAAACTTGTTTTCAATTAACAACGGTGTGAACAATCCAACTGTTACTGAAGGTTACAGCGAGAAACGGATTAATTCAGTTTATGGAACTGTGCAAGTAAATTATGATGGTTTTTTCTTCCTAGATGGTACTTTCCGTAACGACTGGTCTTCTACCTTAAAGGATCCGTTCTTCTATCCTTCAGTTAGTACGTCCTTGGTGCTTTCAGAAATGATCAACAAGTCCGGAGGTAATATGCCTAGCTGGATCAGCTACGCAAAAGTTCGTGGATCGTATGCGGAAGTGGGTAATGATATGAATGCATATCAATTATTAAATACGTATTGGATCGGAAAAGATCCAGATGGTAATACTACCGCTGGTAGAAACTCTACGTTATACAATGAAAATGTGGTAGCTGAGTTGATTAAGTCTTGGGAAGCCGGTGCGGAAATCCGTTTCTTGAATAACCGTTTTGGATTGGACTTCTCATGGTACAAGTCGAATGCTACCAACCAGTTGATTACATTGCCGATGAACCCATTAAGTGGTTATACAGGCAGAATTATCAACGCAGGTAATATTCAAAATGAGGGTATCGAGATTATGACGAACGCATTGATCCTTGATAATCCTGAAGGTCTAAGCTGGAATTTGAATGTGAATTATTCAAAAAATAAGAATAAGATTCTTTCTTTGGCAGATGATGTAACTTCATATCCGTTAGGTGGCTATGATAATATTGCTATAAACGCGGTTGTCGGTGAGGACTATGGTGATATCTGGGGAACTTCATTTCGTCGTGTAACGGATGAGAGCAGTGAATACTTCGGACAACTATTATTGAACGAAAATGGCTTGCCGGTACAGTCGAATGAAAAGATCAGGTTGGGAAATCAGCAGGCTACCGGCTTGTTGGGTATCATCAATAGCTTTAGTTATGCGGGAGTAAATCTTGGATTTCAAATTGACGCGCGTTTCGGCGGAAAGGTTTTTGCCGGTACGCACCAAATGATGCAACGGTCGGGTACAGCAGCAATTACGGCACCAGGGGGAAGCCGTGAAGATATGATCGTAGCAGGGGTGATTCAATCTGGAGATAATTATGTTGAAAACACGACTCCGGTTACAGTACAACAATATTGGGGGGCTGTGGCAGGTGTTGGAAATACAGGTATTTCAGAAGCAAACATTTACGATGCAACGAATGTACGTTTGAGGAATGTAAGCATCGATTATAACTTGCCAAAGAAATTCTTGCAAAATACACCGATCCAAGGTGCTAAAATCGGACTTTCAATGAATAATGTATGGATGATCCACAGCAACCTGAACGGACTTGATCCGGAATCTACTTATGCTACAGGTACCAACGCTGTTGGTTTTGAATATGGTAGTGGACCAACCACTCGGTCATTCCTTGTTAACCTATCCGTTTCATTCTAA
- a CDS encoding histidine phosphatase family protein, with the protein MKRTFYIIRHGQTDLNKQGIVQGKGIDSPLNEHGRKQAAAFYEYYKDVPFDRVVTSTLQRTQQTVQAFIDKGIEWNQHPGLDEISWGIYEGKVHDEVLMADFNRMIECWTNGELDVCVEGGESPNEMKKRQEAALKDILELTKDDKNVLICTHGRALRMLMCLLTKQPYSAMDSFPHTNTALYKVEYGGENFHIDEFYNTDHLEGLEESV; encoded by the coding sequence TTGAAGAGAACATTTTATATTATCCGTCACGGACAGACCGATCTAAACAAACAAGGAATTGTACAGGGCAAAGGGATTGATTCTCCTTTGAACGAACACGGACGAAAGCAAGCTGCGGCTTTTTATGAATATTATAAGGATGTGCCCTTTGACCGGGTGGTCACCTCAACCCTGCAACGGACGCAGCAAACTGTGCAGGCCTTCATTGATAAGGGAATCGAATGGAATCAGCATCCAGGTTTGGATGAAATCAGTTGGGGGATTTACGAGGGGAAGGTTCATGACGAGGTTTTAATGGCTGATTTTAATCGGATGATCGAGTGCTGGACGAACGGTGAGCTGGATGTTTGTGTGGAAGGGGGAGAGAGCCCGAATGAAATGAAGAAACGCCAGGAAGCGGCATTGAAAGATATTCTGGAACTGACGAAAGATGATAAAAATGTGCTTATTTGTACGCACGGGCGTGCATTGAGGATGTTGATGTGTTTGCTTACAAAGCAACCTTATTCAGCGATGGATTCTTTTCCACATACGAATACAGCACTTTATAAAGTCGAATATGGTGGAGAAAATTTCCATATCGATGAATTCTATAATACTGACCACTTGGAGGGACTCGAAGAGTCTGTTTAA
- the mqnE gene encoding aminofutalosine synthase MqnE: protein MKAEHKLQFLIEDKHLDPDLKKIAEKVLSEDRISFDEGVLLFEKGELGYLGTLANYIREKRHGDFTYFNRNFHIEPTNVCVYDCKFCSYSRLIKQRSEGWEMDVDGMMDIVREYDGEPVTEVHITGGVVPKQNLDFYASFFRRSKAHRPDLHIKALTPVEYYYIFKKAKMSHYEGMKYMKEAGLDSMPGGGAEIFHPEIREQIAADKCNAEQWLDIHEQAHKLGMRSNATMLYGHIEEFYHRIDHMERLRQLQDKTGGFQAFIPLKFRNKDNQMSHVPEVSVIEDLRNYAVSRIYMDNFDHIKAYWAMISRNTAQLSLAFGVDDIDGTLDDTTKIYSMAGSEEQNPAMSTQQLVELIRNVGRHPIERDTLYGVVTDYKDVEFEGTVKPKYYPLPVLENNNTAS from the coding sequence ATGAAAGCTGAACATAAACTGCAGTTTTTAATAGAAGACAAACACCTTGATCCTGATTTAAAAAAGATTGCTGAAAAAGTGCTTTCTGAAGATCGTATCAGCTTCGACGAGGGTGTATTGCTCTTCGAAAAAGGGGAACTGGGTTATCTTGGTACGCTGGCAAACTATATTCGGGAGAAGAGGCACGGCGATTTTACCTACTTTAATCGCAATTTCCATATCGAACCAACAAACGTATGTGTATACGATTGCAAATTCTGTTCTTATTCGCGTTTGATTAAACAGCGGAGTGAAGGATGGGAGATGGATGTTGACGGGATGATGGATATCGTTCGTGAATACGATGGTGAACCGGTTACAGAAGTACATATTACAGGAGGCGTTGTACCGAAGCAGAATCTGGACTTCTACGCTTCTTTTTTCCGTCGTTCAAAGGCTCATCGGCCTGATTTACATATCAAAGCATTAACGCCGGTTGAATATTATTATATCTTCAAAAAGGCGAAGATGAGTCATTACGAAGGGATGAAATACATGAAGGAGGCTGGGCTGGATTCGATGCCGGGTGGAGGTGCAGAGATTTTCCACCCTGAGATCAGGGAGCAGATCGCTGCCGATAAATGCAATGCGGAACAATGGCTCGACATTCATGAGCAGGCACATAAGCTGGGGATGCGGAGCAATGCTACCATGTTATACGGTCATATCGAAGAATTTTATCATCGCATCGACCATATGGAAAGATTGAGACAGTTGCAGGATAAGACTGGCGGTTTTCAGGCTTTTATACCTTTGAAATTCAGAAATAAGGATAATCAGATGTCCCATGTACCTGAGGTTTCTGTGATTGAGGATTTACGGAACTATGCGGTTAGCCGCATTTATATGGATAATTTTGATCATATTAAGGCCTATTGGGCAATGATCAGTCGGAATACAGCTCAATTATCATTGGCTTTCGGTGTTGATGATATCGATGGTACCTTAGATGATACAACGAAAATCTATTCAATGGCAGGGTCTGAGGAACAGAATCCGGCGATGAGCACGCAGCAATTGGTTGAGCTGATACGTAACGTGGGTCGACATCCGATAGAAAGAGACACGCTTTATGGGGTTGTTACAGATTATAAGGATGTGGAGTTTGAGGGTACAGTAAAACCTAAATATTATCCTTTACCTGTCTTGGAAAATAATAATACAGCAAGTTAA
- a CDS encoding ROK family transcriptional regulator — MSKTLLKDDFRKTLLTAMFYEGKLSLSELSHRCHKSIPNVTNVVAELQKEGYIEVHEPTESSGGRRPVKYSLNKDKDHYFVAVATDQLMTRIAFYDLKRKLVGEVQTENINNYEDPDGLNRLIAFINQAIDQSKISRDKIQAVGVAMPGFVNIVEGVNYSFFTDIDQSLRDHLTDKIGLPVFIDNDSSAIAYAELRFGAAKDLKNVMVVNIGWGTGLGMIVNGSLFRGHSGYAGELSHIPLSDNDNLCSCGKRGCLEVDTSLVVVADKAKEAIRLGAKSSLATLFSDPSKLPGEHLIDAAVKGDPLAISLLSEASFMLGKGLATLIHIMNPELIVLSGRGAEAGNILVAPIRQALHQFCIPKLMEHTELVVSDLGNNAELIGALAIAIENHEFY; from the coding sequence ATGTCCAAGACTTTACTTAAGGATGATTTTCGTAAAACATTGTTAACCGCGATGTTCTATGAAGGGAAGTTAAGCTTGTCTGAGCTGAGTCATCGTTGTCATAAGAGTATTCCGAATGTGACCAATGTGGTAGCGGAGTTGCAGAAAGAGGGATACATAGAGGTGCATGAACCGACTGAGTCTTCGGGTGGGCGTAGGCCAGTTAAATACTCCTTGAATAAAGATAAAGATCATTATTTCGTAGCCGTCGCGACTGATCAACTGATGACCCGGATCGCCTTTTACGATTTAAAGCGCAAGCTTGTAGGCGAGGTGCAGACGGAGAATATTAATAACTATGAAGATCCGGACGGCTTGAACCGACTGATTGCTTTTATTAACCAAGCGATTGACCAATCGAAAATTTCGCGTGATAAAATTCAAGCAGTAGGGGTGGCCATGCCAGGCTTCGTTAATATTGTCGAAGGCGTAAATTATTCATTTTTCACGGATATAGACCAGAGCTTGCGCGATCATCTGACTGATAAGATAGGTTTGCCTGTTTTTATTGATAATGATTCAAGTGCGATTGCTTATGCAGAACTGCGTTTCGGTGCGGCGAAAGATTTGAAAAATGTCATGGTAGTTAATATCGGTTGGGGTACTGGTTTGGGAATGATCGTGAACGGTTCGTTGTTTAGAGGGCACAGCGGTTACGCGGGCGAACTAAGCCATATTCCCCTTTCAGATAATGATAATCTCTGTTCTTGCGGAAAACGCGGTTGTCTGGAAGTGGACACCTCGCTGGTTGTTGTGGCCGATAAAGCGAAAGAAGCTATCCGTTTAGGGGCTAAGTCGAGTTTGGCAACGCTATTTTCGGATCCGAGCAAGCTGCCAGGCGAGCATCTTATCGATGCTGCGGTAAAAGGTGACCCCTTGGCTATTTCATTATTGTCTGAAGCATCGTTTATGTTAGGAAAGGGCTTAGCGACGCTGATTCACATTATGAACCCCGAACTTATTGTTTTAAGCGGTCGTGGTGCAGAAGCAGGAAATATATTGGTTGCACCCATACGCCAAGCTTTACACCAGTTTTGTATACCTAAGTTGATGGAACACACAGAGTTGGTTGTGTCTGACCTGGGTAATAATGCAGAGCTAATCGGAGCCTTGGCAATTGCCATTGAAAATCATGAATTCTATTAA